The Acidicapsa ligni genome contains a region encoding:
- a CDS encoding PadR family transcriptional regulator produces the protein MSQKTDVKQGTLALMVLKTLEVLGSLHGYGIARRIEQISGDLLSVNQGTLYPLLLKLEQEGSIDSDWGASENNRRARYYRLTKAGRRHLQSELRDWQQTTEIMARFLSARSEELS, from the coding sequence ATGAGTCAGAAGACGGATGTAAAACAGGGCACTTTAGCTCTTATGGTTTTGAAGACGTTGGAAGTCCTTGGCTCTTTACATGGATACGGCATTGCGCGAAGGATTGAACAGATCAGCGGCGATCTGCTTTCGGTAAATCAAGGCACGCTGTATCCATTGCTCCTGAAACTGGAGCAGGAGGGTTCGATCGACTCAGACTGGGGAGCTTCTGAAAACAATCGCCGAGCCCGTTACTACCGTCTGACCAAGGCCGGGAGACGACATTTGCAAAGCGAACTCCGGGATTGGCAGCAGACGACTGAAATCATGGCCAGGTTTCTCTCGGCGAGGTCGGAGGAGTTGTCATGA
- a CDS encoding response regulator transcription factor: MTNKSMVYLIDSDSTLRQSVLAFLSSHGYCVRAFECLDTFFLSPKPNLPACVILDLTPGTMDGLTVLQKLICDAAMPFIVTSAHCDIPTIVGAIRNGATEFLLKPVDEEQLLTAVSLAIRQAHEQWADFQFLRRIQSNYSHLTPRERQVLPYVVSGYLNKQTAYELGTSEITIRIHRGKIMKKMKASSLAELVWLAVLVGVPSRTPTQWSAGASDVYFTNAEKRGLAISQAQSCFFGRRSTQSSRKEQSDKLTPDPLCLSQN; this comes from the coding sequence ATGACAAACAAATCGATGGTCTATTTAATTGACAGCGACTCGACGCTTCGTCAGTCGGTTCTGGCTTTTTTATCATCCCATGGATATTGTGTCAGGGCCTTTGAGTGCCTCGATACGTTTTTCTTATCGCCGAAACCGAACCTGCCCGCATGTGTGATTCTCGATCTCACTCCGGGAACTATGGATGGACTCACCGTACTGCAAAAACTAATCTGTGACGCTGCCATGCCTTTCATCGTTACGTCAGCGCATTGCGATATTCCAACCATTGTCGGGGCGATAAGGAATGGAGCTACCGAGTTTCTGTTGAAACCGGTGGATGAAGAGCAGCTTCTAACTGCAGTGAGCCTGGCTATCAGGCAGGCGCATGAGCAGTGGGCTGACTTCCAGTTTCTTCGCCGGATTCAAAGCAACTATTCTCACTTGACGCCACGAGAGCGACAGGTTTTGCCGTATGTGGTGAGCGGATATCTCAACAAGCAAACCGCATACGAACTGGGGACGAGCGAAATTACCATTCGAATTCACCGAGGGAAGATCATGAAAAAGATGAAAGCCTCGTCCCTTGCGGAACTTGTATGGCTCGCTGTCCTGGTGGGAGTACCAAGCCGGACGCCAACGCAATGGAGTGCCGGAGCAAGCGATGTGTATTTCACAAATGCTGAGAAACGCGGCTTGGCAATCTCTCAAGCACAATCCTGCTTTTTCGGTAGGCGCTCGACGCAGTCCTCGCGAAAAGAACAATCAGACAAGCTCACTCCGGACCCATTGTGCTTATCTCAGAACTAG
- a CDS encoding TonB-dependent receptor domain-containing protein — MKSGDASQDNHPQGAPAHIANLWSTYDFAKAGMQGFKVGAGLNYLGKTFSDITDVNSAPSYVIGNATFSYDKSMWGFHLNVDNFTNRRYFLAANAAGAYVGNSAAVYGQVTFNLGSHR, encoded by the coding sequence GTGAAGAGCGGCGACGCATCGCAGGACAACCATCCGCAGGGTGCTCCGGCTCATATAGCCAATCTTTGGTCGACGTATGACTTTGCAAAGGCTGGCATGCAGGGATTCAAGGTTGGTGCCGGTTTGAACTATCTGGGCAAAACATTCAGTGACATTACGGATGTGAATTCCGCCCCGTCATACGTGATCGGCAATGCCACATTCAGTTATGACAAATCCATGTGGGGCTTTCACTTGAACGTAGATAACTTCACCAACCGGCGATATTTCCTCGCTGCGAATGCGGCGGGAGCATATGTGGGCAATTCTGCTGCGGTCTATGGTCAGGTTACGTTTAACCTTGGCTCGCATCGATAA
- a CDS encoding EAL domain-containing protein, which yields MALDSLQVRRALENEELEPCFQPLVELRTGRLAGFEVLARWRHPEFGLVLPENFISLADENGLIGDLMEQILRKAFLSASLFPEPLSLAVNASPTQLRDLNLPRQIENLANQARFSLERLTIEVTESALLGNLDRAKAIAVQLKAMGCKLALDDFGTGYSSLGHLQALPFDELKIDRSFVASMTKTRESRKIVAATVGLGHSLGLTTVAEGIETEQQADMLLWLGCEIGQGWLYGKGVPIGEVSAIVEAPPRAISAGLSTPGDGWAVSSLEALPAQHLAQLQAIYDGAPVGLCFLDRDLRYVSLNQRLADMNGASIAAHMGRTVQEMIPESFPALEPYLLRALKGEAVSEVEVTRSPNVPGEENWAALLSYQPALDEADEVIGISVAVSDITEHKRTQEALRARDERDQAATEPTDPKSWIMDSEGNNLHMSSRWVQTTELSRKKMRNLGWLEALHPDDLESTMKIMKEALRSGNPIDIEYRVRNLDGDWKWMRSRGSARLSPTAEIIRWYGAVEEIDESRRTIVAVD from the coding sequence ATGGCCTTAGATAGCTTGCAAGTACGTCGAGCGCTTGAGAATGAAGAGTTAGAACCATGTTTCCAGCCGTTGGTAGAACTGCGAACTGGCCGACTGGCCGGTTTTGAAGTTTTGGCGCGTTGGCGCCATCCAGAATTTGGCTTAGTGCTACCCGAAAACTTTATCTCACTGGCCGATGAGAACGGCTTGATCGGCGATCTCATGGAACAGATCTTACGGAAAGCATTTTTGTCCGCGTCCTTGTTTCCTGAACCTTTGTCTCTTGCTGTGAATGCATCTCCAACGCAGTTGCGGGATCTGAACCTTCCCCGGCAGATCGAGAATCTAGCCAATCAAGCCCGGTTCTCACTTGAGCGACTGACCATCGAAGTTACCGAAAGCGCACTTCTCGGTAACCTGGACCGAGCGAAGGCTATCGCTGTTCAGTTGAAGGCCATGGGATGCAAACTTGCGCTGGATGACTTTGGGACCGGCTATTCAAGTCTGGGACATTTGCAGGCGCTTCCCTTCGATGAACTGAAGATTGATCGCAGCTTCGTTGCATCAATGACCAAGACCAGGGAAAGCCGCAAGATCGTCGCCGCTACCGTAGGTCTGGGACATAGCCTAGGTCTCACAACCGTGGCGGAAGGGATTGAGACCGAGCAGCAGGCAGACATGCTGCTTTGGCTTGGCTGCGAGATTGGCCAGGGTTGGCTTTATGGAAAGGGGGTTCCCATCGGTGAGGTATCCGCAATTGTCGAAGCTCCTCCCCGAGCCATTTCTGCCGGTCTATCCACGCCGGGTGACGGGTGGGCGGTTTCGAGTCTGGAAGCACTGCCAGCCCAGCATCTTGCCCAACTACAGGCCATCTACGACGGCGCGCCCGTAGGTTTATGTTTTCTTGATCGCGATCTGCGCTACGTGAGTCTCAATCAACGGCTTGCCGACATGAATGGAGCGTCTATAGCTGCGCACATGGGCAGGACGGTACAGGAGATGATTCCCGAATCGTTTCCGGCGCTGGAGCCCTATTTACTCCGCGCTCTGAAAGGCGAAGCTGTCTCTGAGGTTGAGGTCACCCGGTCGCCGAATGTCCCCGGAGAAGAAAATTGGGCGGCGTTGCTGTCCTATCAGCCGGCGTTGGATGAAGCCGATGAAGTCATTGGAATCTCGGTTGCCGTCTCCGACATTACTGAGCACAAACGAACGCAGGAGGCCCTTCGCGCCCGCGACGAACGGGATCAGGCTGCAACCGAACCCACCGATCCTAAATCCTGGATCATGGACTCCGAAGGCAACAATCTGCATATGAGTTCCCGATGGGTGCAGACCACGGAGTTGAGCAGGAAGAAGATGCGCAACCTCGGATGGCTGGAAGCCTTACATCCGGATGATTTGGAATCCACGATGAAGATCATGAAGGAAGCGCTACGATCCGGTAACCCAATCGATATTGAATATCGGGTGCGAAACCTCGATGGGGACTGGAAATGGATGCGATCCCGAGGCTCCGCACGATTGAGTCCAACGGCAGAAATCATTCGTTGGTACGGTGCCGTGGAGGAAATCGACGAGAGCAGGCGGACGATCGTTGCGGTTGACTGA
- a CDS encoding ABC transporter permease, whose product MRALRRAWLRGWTFITRRSGDQRLREEVEQHLALETEANIRAGMTPAQALRTARMKFGPVEAIRESYHSEEGLPAMETILQNCIFAMRMMRKSPAFTAVAALTLALGIGATSAVFSLIQGVLLTPPPYDKPDQLVLVSAVRTDKQKMDSARGWAAQQWMDWGKDATSLQGVAGYGWTFNFLVRNDGSQSMQGMEVSKDYSRLMGLKTAAGRGFEDSDFAPGPVKAIVLGYEFWQRAFAGDPQIIGKTIRISRWDTPPTVIGIMEPGVRFLPSPGAAKEPNYDVNAPVDLWVPIYPDPKNLKDPGWNVVARLRDGVSLQKGQQELAVLTARGALSEKTFEGFQPQLQTVKDEMNQDGQRILLPLLGAAALVLLIACGNVAALLLVRGLQRQQEYAIRIAMGMGRLALVRLILTESLLLAILGGALGIGLAFGAVTLFKMIAIHAVPRLDSVHAGSAVLVWGLVAAVLAAFFAGIFPALRVLRLDPMEVLKSAGPKGTAGVGERRLLRAVAMLQTSLTLALLVGAGLLIRTMAKIAVVPSGYSTGQILTMSVTDVQNGSTWSSFHHHALERVAAIPGVQYAAFAWGVPLTGNNWPATIEIEGQPPAVKESDKTALPMRAVTPDYFKLMGMAQMNGREFRSTDDDKAPKVAIVNHAFADRFFPHDSAIGRKLWFDGRDKLGITIVGEISDGRTDDLTQKASSEVYLPLWQANAFSKHLVIRTTADPRAIVVAVERELRAVDPTAAIENVRTLEQIRDDSLASRTFAMRLLVGFAAVGSLLTLVGIYGVLSLSVVSRRKELAIRCAVGAQHSDLRKLILGEGFRVIAGGVLLGAALAVALSQVLKSFLYEVQPSDPATLIAVGLLFLAVGLLACWVPAWRAEKVDPLEALRCD is encoded by the coding sequence ATGAGAGCGCTTAGACGAGCGTGGCTGCGCGGGTGGACTTTTATCACTCGGCGCAGTGGCGACCAGCGTCTACGCGAGGAAGTTGAGCAGCACCTTGCCCTCGAAACGGAAGCAAATATCCGGGCGGGAATGACACCTGCACAGGCCCTCCGAACCGCACGGATGAAATTTGGTCCGGTCGAAGCGATCCGCGAGAGCTATCACTCAGAGGAGGGACTACCAGCTATGGAAACGATTCTGCAGAACTGCATCTTCGCGATGCGCATGATGAGGAAGTCGCCGGCTTTCACAGCGGTAGCAGCACTGACGCTGGCGCTGGGAATTGGGGCAACTTCCGCAGTGTTCAGCCTGATCCAGGGCGTGCTGCTGACACCGCCGCCCTACGATAAGCCGGATCAGCTCGTGCTGGTTTCGGCCGTGCGCACGGATAAACAGAAGATGGACAGCGCAAGGGGCTGGGCGGCTCAGCAGTGGATGGACTGGGGCAAAGATGCGACTTCATTGCAGGGCGTCGCGGGGTATGGCTGGACCTTCAATTTTCTGGTTCGCAACGACGGCAGCCAGTCGATGCAGGGAATGGAAGTAAGCAAAGATTATTCTCGGCTCATGGGCCTGAAGACCGCGGCAGGCCGGGGTTTTGAGGATTCCGATTTTGCGCCAGGTCCGGTGAAAGCGATTGTGCTAGGGTATGAGTTTTGGCAACGGGCCTTTGCTGGCGATCCCCAGATTATCGGCAAGACGATACGCATCAGCCGCTGGGATACGCCGCCGACGGTAATCGGAATCATGGAGCCGGGTGTACGCTTTCTTCCCTCGCCAGGGGCGGCGAAGGAGCCGAATTACGACGTCAATGCGCCGGTGGACCTGTGGGTGCCGATATATCCCGATCCCAAGAATCTAAAGGATCCCGGTTGGAACGTCGTCGCGAGGCTACGCGATGGTGTCTCACTGCAGAAAGGACAGCAGGAACTTGCTGTGCTTACAGCGCGGGGAGCACTATCGGAAAAGACATTTGAAGGGTTCCAGCCGCAACTGCAAACCGTGAAGGATGAAATGAATCAGGATGGGCAGCGGATTCTTCTACCTCTGCTCGGTGCCGCAGCGCTCGTGCTATTGATCGCGTGTGGAAACGTCGCAGCGCTGCTGCTGGTGCGAGGGCTGCAACGGCAACAGGAATATGCAATCCGAATTGCGATGGGGATGGGACGACTAGCCCTAGTGCGGCTCATCCTGACGGAGAGTTTGCTGTTGGCGATCCTCGGTGGCGCACTTGGCATCGGGCTTGCATTCGGCGCAGTCACCTTATTCAAGATGATCGCGATCCACGCCGTTCCGCGGCTCGATTCGGTACACGCAGGTTCAGCAGTTTTAGTGTGGGGACTTGTGGCTGCGGTACTCGCAGCATTCTTCGCAGGAATATTTCCTGCACTTCGGGTGCTTCGGCTGGATCCGATGGAGGTACTCAAAAGCGCTGGACCGAAAGGCACAGCAGGGGTCGGCGAGCGGCGTTTGCTGCGAGCTGTTGCCATGCTGCAGACATCACTGACCCTGGCGCTGCTGGTAGGCGCTGGACTGCTGATCCGCACGATGGCCAAAATCGCAGTAGTACCGTCCGGATACAGCACAGGCCAAATCCTGACGATGAGCGTAACCGATGTGCAGAACGGATCGACCTGGTCCAGCTTTCACCACCATGCGCTGGAGCGCGTTGCAGCCATTCCAGGTGTGCAGTACGCGGCGTTTGCCTGGGGCGTGCCATTAACAGGAAACAATTGGCCGGCAACGATAGAAATCGAGGGCCAGCCTCCAGCGGTCAAGGAGAGCGATAAAACGGCATTGCCGATGCGTGCGGTGACGCCGGACTATTTCAAGCTGATGGGAATGGCGCAGATGAACGGGCGCGAATTTCGTTCGACGGACGACGATAAGGCGCCAAAGGTGGCGATCGTAAACCACGCGTTCGCGGACCGCTTTTTTCCTCATGACAGCGCGATCGGAAGAAAGCTCTGGTTTGACGGACGAGACAAACTAGGCATCACAATCGTTGGAGAAATCTCCGATGGACGAACAGACGATTTGACGCAGAAAGCCTCGTCGGAGGTCTATCTTCCGCTCTGGCAGGCCAATGCATTCTCAAAGCATCTGGTTATACGAACCACGGCCGATCCACGTGCGATAGTAGTTGCAGTAGAGCGCGAACTGCGTGCAGTGGATCCGACTGCGGCGATCGAAAACGTGAGGACGCTGGAGCAGATTCGCGATGATTCGCTTGCATCACGTACCTTCGCTATGCGCTTGCTGGTAGGCTTTGCAGCAGTTGGAAGCTTGTTGACCCTGGTAGGAATTTACGGCGTGCTTTCCTTGTCTGTGGTTTCGCGCCGCAAAGAGTTGGCGATTCGCTGCGCAGTAGGAGCGCAACATAGCGACCTTCGCAAGTTGATCCTGGGAGAAGGATTTCGAGTGATTGCAGGCGGTGTGTTGCTCGGTGCAGCGCTGGCTGTCGCTTTATCGCAAGTGCTGAAATCTTTTCTCTACGAAGTGCAGCCCAGCGATCCTGCAACGTTGATTGCTGTGGGACTGCTGTTCCTGGCCGTGGGCCTGCTGGCGTGTTGGGTGCCTGCATGGCGTGCGGAAAAGGTTGACCCGCTCGAAGCACTGCGATGCGATTGA